One Deinococcus roseus genomic region harbors:
- the surE gene encoding 5'/3'-nucleotidase SurE, giving the protein MNNLQDHNAKLKCLVSNDDGIFSPGIKALAQSLTEIAEVCVVAPDVEQSAVGHGITIRRPLRFKHTAAAGFGEIPAYRVDGTPTDCVVLGTRILQKPDVVVSGINLGYNLGNDLTHSGTVSAALEGMILGIPSIAFSQAPNEQGEYNFEHAVSYVPGIVQWVHQHGLPARTLINVNFPPGKPRGIKITFLSDYKFEDELIKRQDPEGRDYYWVAGTPRSTVFEEGSDEWAVREGYISVTPVRFDLNHQEFMTQMQDLED; this is encoded by the coding sequence ATGAACAATCTGCAAGACCACAACGCAAAGCTCAAATGTCTGGTTTCAAATGACGATGGGATTTTCTCTCCAGGCATCAAGGCACTGGCCCAATCCCTCACAGAAATTGCAGAAGTCTGCGTGGTGGCCCCAGATGTGGAACAGTCTGCTGTGGGCCACGGCATCACCATCCGCAGACCTTTGCGCTTCAAACACACTGCAGCCGCAGGATTCGGAGAAATTCCTGCTTATCGGGTGGATGGCACCCCCACCGACTGCGTGGTGCTGGGAACCCGCATCCTGCAAAAACCCGATGTGGTGGTCAGTGGCATCAACCTGGGGTACAACCTGGGCAACGACCTCACCCACTCAGGCACGGTTTCTGCTGCTCTGGAAGGCATGATTCTGGGCATTCCCAGCATCGCTTTTTCCCAGGCTCCCAATGAGCAGGGAGAATACAATTTTGAGCATGCTGTTTCATACGTTCCAGGGATTGTGCAATGGGTGCATCAGCATGGGCTTCCAGCCAGAACCCTCATCAATGTCAATTTCCCACCAGGCAAACCCCGTGGCATCAAGATCACTTTCCTCAGCGACTACAAGTTTGAAGACGAACTCATCAAACGCCAGGATCCTGAAGGCCGGGATTACTACTGGGTGGCCGGAACCCCCAGATCCACAGTGTTTGAAGAGGGATCAGATGAGTGGGCTGTCCGTGAAGGTTACATCAGCGTGACTCCAGTGCGCTTTGACCTGAACCACCAGGAATTCATGACCCAGATGCAGGATCTGGAAGATTGA